The proteins below are encoded in one region of Methylobacillus flagellatus KT:
- a CDS encoding OmpA family protein: MIKRRAIAIAISVMMSGANAESLLISDRGYAASMLPARDMPVPDFKQETGKRIDHGRVDFHGMPAPAERQGPTSYPLPSGINSSALERMRAAAANVPQAEPQVLTRLVENSGAAQFESGKADLTDSSVAALEQLAAQLQGKKNVRIDIAGHTDNQRLSPNARKIFRDNQGLSEARSLAVAAFLKQKLGLEDSQLSISGYGESQPVTSNDTPEGMAQNRRVIIRVWFDEQEIIPPTPVTTVPPVRSACEASSVARAGAPFRISIDGEPVSLDEGPLEADRQRCADVALEKADIQVRYDNLSTLPQLNVWNTTRGVVRGEEAEFRAWANYLPWIKKAEIRLFKPGQQPQEIPLAVLPVNWNGVTKWQAKVDDTDQVMFLLRVYDEKGRFDETVMKPLEIRSHATPRLESDVQPDKEALIGYGENSLSLRNIPVKGGTVTVNGRYIKPGQKVETLGLNVPVDANGRFAIKQIMPPGPNSVEVKLVEADGEFTSFRRNLTIADDDWFYIAIGDITAGKNNVRGPAQLVTGDKQHYDGSGHIDGRGAFYVKGKIKGEYLLTASADTREQPLEHLFSNFSSKDPRYLLRNINPDLYYPVYGDDSTTVDDAPTQGKFYVKLARGDSHVMWGNFKTSWSGTELLQYSRGLYGANAKYRSDSTTKYGEKATTVDAFAADPGTLGARDEFRGTGGSLYYLRHQALTMGSERIWVEVRDRDSGLVIERKLLAPAQDYEINYLQGRVVLRDALTSTGAASSLISTASINGNEIYLVANYEYVPGLTRVDNFSTGGRVSHWVNDYLQIGITGFKQGQGMLEQKLNGLDATVRYTPGTFIKLEAAHSEGAGAGAQTSLDGGFAFNAMTTSGEPAKAFRVEGSVDLADVTDKAKGKVTAYVQNRERGFSGPGQISITGEAVDQHGFKANVQVTDNTFIDAKGDVRRADTIDAQAVELGVRQKLDSEWQAGVAVRQDDRNVHVTNASSLLSRNGNRTDVQVRLDYTPDDRGADVKEGEPLPKKDWNAYGYLQGTVARDGEREDNNRAGMGMSWRVNDRLKLIAESSQGNLGPGVKVGADYRLSDRSNAYTNYLVENERPDNAWRGRQGSWVTGTSYRVSDEMRVFGETRTVDGSGVQSLVNAFGLDYAASDFWNYGVKGEVGKVSHPLSGDLKRKAVSFSLAYRRDNTKYSGNIEYRDESSNTAGDRDTWLIRNTFGHQATPEWRLLGKLNWSVSNNSRGAFYDGDYHEIVAGAAYRPIDNDRWNTLFKYTNFYNLPSPGQLSPSGFATDYAQRSQVLSVDTIYDVKPWLSLGAKYAFRIGELKDSRVDGQWFSSRADLMIVRADWHFVKEWDAVLELRNLRATEAEDSRAGALVAIYRHMAEGVKAGVGYNFTNYSDDLTNLSYRSRGFFINVIGTM; this comes from the coding sequence ATGATCAAGCGGCGTGCAATTGCAATTGCCATCAGCGTTATGATGAGCGGGGCCAATGCGGAGTCATTGCTGATCAGCGACCGGGGCTATGCGGCATCGATGTTGCCGGCGCGCGATATGCCCGTGCCTGATTTCAAGCAGGAGACAGGCAAGCGGATCGACCATGGCCGCGTCGATTTCCACGGGATGCCTGCACCCGCCGAGCGGCAGGGGCCGACCAGCTATCCGCTGCCTTCTGGCATCAACAGCAGTGCGTTGGAGCGTATGCGTGCCGCAGCAGCCAATGTGCCTCAAGCCGAACCCCAGGTGCTGACGCGGCTGGTGGAAAACAGCGGCGCGGCGCAGTTCGAGTCCGGCAAGGCCGATTTAACTGATAGCTCGGTTGCCGCGCTGGAGCAGCTGGCAGCCCAATTGCAGGGCAAGAAGAATGTGCGTATCGACATTGCCGGGCATACCGACAACCAGCGCTTGTCACCTAATGCCAGAAAGATTTTCCGCGACAATCAGGGCTTGTCCGAGGCTCGCTCGCTTGCCGTAGCGGCATTCCTCAAGCAGAAGCTGGGACTGGAGGACAGCCAGCTCAGCATCAGCGGCTATGGCGAGAGCCAACCTGTCACGAGCAACGACACGCCTGAAGGCATGGCGCAGAACCGCCGCGTGATTATTCGCGTCTGGTTCGACGAGCAAGAGATCATCCCGCCAACGCCGGTGACTACGGTGCCACCTGTGCGCAGCGCTTGTGAGGCTAGCTCCGTGGCGAGAGCGGGAGCGCCTTTCCGTATCAGTATCGACGGTGAGCCTGTAAGCCTTGACGAAGGTCCCTTGGAGGCAGATCGACAGCGTTGTGCCGACGTGGCGCTGGAAAAAGCCGATATCCAGGTGCGTTATGACAACCTTTCTACCCTGCCGCAGCTGAACGTATGGAACACCACGCGCGGTGTGGTTCGAGGCGAGGAAGCCGAATTCCGCGCCTGGGCCAATTACCTGCCATGGATCAAGAAAGCGGAAATCCGCCTGTTCAAGCCTGGTCAGCAACCACAGGAAATCCCATTGGCTGTGTTGCCGGTGAATTGGAATGGCGTGACCAAATGGCAGGCTAAGGTCGACGATACAGACCAGGTAATGTTCCTGCTGCGTGTCTATGATGAAAAAGGGCGCTTCGATGAAACCGTGATGAAGCCGCTGGAGATACGCTCGCATGCGACGCCACGCCTGGAGAGTGACGTGCAGCCGGATAAGGAGGCACTCATTGGTTATGGCGAGAACAGTCTGAGCCTGCGCAATATCCCGGTCAAGGGCGGCACGGTGACGGTGAATGGCCGTTACATTAAACCTGGCCAGAAGGTAGAAACACTAGGCTTGAATGTACCTGTTGATGCCAACGGTCGCTTTGCCATTAAGCAGATTATGCCGCCCGGGCCCAACAGTGTGGAGGTGAAGCTGGTGGAAGCGGATGGCGAATTTACCAGCTTCCGCCGCAACCTCACGATTGCAGATGACGACTGGTTCTATATCGCGATCGGCGACATCACGGCGGGCAAGAACAATGTGCGCGGTCCGGCGCAACTGGTGACTGGCGACAAGCAGCATTACGACGGTTCCGGTCATATCGACGGCCGTGGCGCCTTCTATGTCAAGGGTAAGATCAAGGGTGAGTATTTGCTGACTGCGTCTGCCGATACGCGCGAGCAACCGTTGGAGCACCTGTTCTCCAATTTTTCATCCAAAGACCCGCGCTACCTGCTGCGCAACATCAACCCCGACCTCTATTATCCGGTCTATGGCGACGACAGCACGACCGTGGATGATGCGCCCACCCAGGGCAAGTTCTACGTCAAGCTGGCGCGTGGTGACTCCCATGTGATGTGGGGTAACTTCAAGACCAGCTGGAGCGGCACCGAGTTACTGCAATACTCGCGCGGCCTGTATGGCGCCAACGCCAAGTACCGCTCCGACAGCACCACCAAGTATGGAGAGAAAGCGACGACAGTGGATGCGTTTGCGGCCGACCCAGGTACCTTGGGCGCGCGCGACGAGTTCCGCGGAACCGGCGGGTCGTTGTACTACCTCCGGCACCAGGCGCTCACCATGGGTTCCGAGCGTATCTGGGTGGAGGTGCGCGACCGTGATTCCGGTCTGGTGATCGAGCGCAAGCTGCTGGCGCCTGCGCAGGACTATGAAATCAACTACTTGCAGGGGCGGGTGGTACTGCGCGATGCGCTGACCTCGACCGGCGCCGCTTCCAGCCTGATCAGTACCGCCTCCATCAACGGCAATGAAATCTATTTGGTGGCAAACTATGAATATGTGCCGGGTCTCACCAGGGTGGATAATTTCTCCACCGGAGGGCGTGTTTCGCACTGGGTGAACGATTACCTGCAGATCGGCATTACTGGCTTCAAGCAGGGGCAGGGGATGCTGGAGCAGAAACTCAATGGCCTGGATGCGACCGTCCGTTATACACCGGGCACTTTCATCAAGCTGGAGGCTGCGCATTCAGAGGGTGCCGGGGCCGGCGCACAGACCTCTCTGGACGGCGGTTTTGCCTTCAACGCCATGACGACCAGCGGCGAGCCTGCCAAGGCCTTCCGCGTCGAGGGTTCTGTCGATCTGGCTGATGTCACCGACAAGGCCAAGGGCAAAGTGACTGCTTACGTCCAGAACCGCGAACGCGGCTTTTCTGGACCAGGCCAGATATCGATCACCGGTGAAGCGGTAGACCAGCATGGCTTCAAGGCCAATGTGCAGGTGACCGACAATACTTTCATTGATGCCAAGGGGGATGTCCGGCGCGCGGATACGATCGACGCCCAAGCGGTGGAACTCGGCGTGCGGCAGAAGCTGGATTCCGAATGGCAGGCCGGCGTGGCCGTGCGGCAGGACGACAGGAACGTGCACGTTACCAATGCCAGCAGCTTGTTGTCGCGCAACGGCAACCGTACCGACGTGCAAGTGCGCCTGGACTACACGCCCGATGACCGTGGGGCCGACGTAAAGGAAGGTGAGCCCTTGCCCAAGAAGGACTGGAACGCGTATGGCTACCTGCAGGGCACGGTGGCGCGCGATGGCGAGCGCGAAGATAACAACCGTGCCGGCATGGGGATGAGTTGGCGTGTGAACGACCGCCTCAAGCTCATCGCGGAAAGCTCGCAAGGCAACCTGGGCCCCGGCGTGAAGGTCGGCGCGGATTACCGCCTGTCCGACCGCAGCAACGCCTATACCAATTACCTGGTCGAGAACGAACGCCCGGACAATGCATGGCGTGGCCGTCAGGGCAGCTGGGTCACGGGGACGTCATACCGTGTCAGCGACGAGATGCGGGTATTCGGCGAAACGCGTACCGTCGATGGTTCTGGGGTGCAGAGCCTGGTCAATGCCTTTGGCCTGGATTATGCCGCCAGTGATTTCTGGAACTATGGCGTCAAGGGCGAAGTCGGCAAGGTGTCGCACCCATTGTCCGGTGACCTCAAGCGCAAGGCGGTGAGCTTCTCGCTGGCCTACAGGCGGGACAACACCAAGTACAGCGGCAACATTGAATACCGTGATGAAAGCAGCAACACTGCCGGCGACCGGGATACCTGGCTGATCCGTAACACCTTCGGTCACCAGGCGACGCCGGAGTGGCGCCTGCTCGGCAAGCTCAACTGGTCGGTGTCCAATAACAGCCGCGGTGCGTTCTACGATGGCGACTACCATGAGATCGTGGCAGGTGCCGCATACAGGCCCATCGACAACGACCGCTGGAACACCTTGTTCAAGTACACCAACTTCTACAACCTGCCGTCGCCCGGCCAGTTGTCGCCTTCCGGATTTGCTACGGATTACGCGCAGCGCAGCCAGGTGCTGTCGGTGGATACCATTTATGACGTCAAGCCATGGCTGTCGCTGGGCGCCAAGTATGCCTTCCGCATCGGCGAACTGAAGGACAGCAGGGTCGATGGGCAATGGTTCTCCAGCCGGGCAGACCTCATGATCGTGCGGGCTGACTGGCACTTTGTGAAGGAATGGGATGCGGTGCTTGAGCTGCGCAACCTGCGCGCTACCGAGGCCGAGGATTCACGCGCTGGCGCATTGGTCGCGATCTACCGGCACATGGCGGAAGGCGTCAAGGCAGGTGTGGGCTATAACTTTACCAACTACTCCGATGACCTGACCAACCTGTCGTACCGCAGCCGTGGCTTCTTCATCAATGTCATCGGGACGATGTAA
- a CDS encoding SdrD B-like domain-containing protein — MQNDNIVNVWSCAEALYRCLGRFAWLAVMTRAKRIMLQWMLVFAGMMALPALADVDVLIPTMSNSPNPVIRGGDVTYSITVNNDGSDAAANVQVRIDIPAGTQNPRVSLGGDPAACVLDAGGTFALCTLASLAARSSVVAQLVVAADASTPETITIGASVSAANESPNTGTNNALSRNTTVRDGADIYLGSVTGSPNPVVGGGNITWSLAGGNNGPSDATNPRIVLTLPGSLEFVSGSGDGFDCSANGQEVTCVRSAAMPVNGSFSGLSLVTKVLDVSSGNVAITPRISSSLDDPDVNNNQLTASPSVVINAGADLQITQTSPTSVAVSEQEVTFNLAATNNGPSDASNGVTVTYNLPAGFDLVSAIPTGPDWQACTTAGSAATGIIITCNNSGNFEAGRDDPIEIKVRAPEATTQITSYNLTAAIAHNPGNPEDPVAANNQSVLPLQVGPDGAGLSISKARSPNPVAEGQNINNVLRVGNQGPLDVAAGSVRVTDTIVLNDEEFVSYSGTGWTCDNVTTGNNLNSTVPAVTCTYNQAMAVGGISEPLTIVTRSKVKGSAYTSTNNAEVECAAGAKCWYPVKTISADASVTQTTNSVDLSIEKSVTTSGGENATLEANESTMRYTLVVRNNTSAVDAQDIVVRDPIPGWLTGAGLPLDNVVSVSTANGSDATFTCVIIETSVLQCAQAAGTRLVQGDTATFTIAVSRPLAAGNLTNTATVSSTSQGDTNTANNTASVDVRIDPIADVEMVSKIVTPAVAQAGTDVSYVLTFRNNGPSPAQNVSVSDTFVVGAGDPGFTVLAINPVDWTSGAPNCSGLVVGQSYGAGSTATLNCQGGALNSGEQRTISILVRPNWKTGQAAGQAWTIGNTAQIATTTAENVDGSDGGNNSKSATLTVDAADIDLQVGISDNVDPLGYDASNDGDNPQNDVIYAIRLHNNGPSLATGVSFTYALTPKTGKTLKFMGDSPVSGPPSGSICNNVGQVVTGPNTLLITCTYVGEAARLANGVDRYRYLTVRMLSQPDASGDVHGSQVSVQANETDRNLLNNTETETTTIRNIPLNNLSLSGRVYIDTNDNGLQDEGETGIGGVTMILDGTDINGNPVRREIQTAPDGSYSFTGLPPSNAAGYTITQVQPAGYDDGRDTVGSLGAQGTVPGAVLPAGTDSFTVVLTNQSGTGYNFGEIPQGTLGSISGHVWLDGDHDRQFSSISPSTADRPQPNWDVELWRNGTRVAVTKTDANGAYVFSNLPLGSGYQVRFLNPNGQLAGHARPNERGLAYENGQVSPANPGGASNLDGGLSNITLTAANPNLTEHSLPLDPAGVVYDAVTRMPVAGAVVTIRGPAGFTPATDLVGGNVSQTTGADGAYQFLLNPSAPAGTYTLEITSYPGGYIQQPSSIIPVCQTTLTVTSVTAGGADPAMVQPNDGAPQGDTLHDPATCPSSTADGSFVNGSPTLGGAATRYYTSFNFGPDSGDVINNHIPIDPHTSGLIRIVKTTPLVNVVRGDLVPYTITATSSVDLQDVDIADRLPPGFKYRSGSASANGVRIEPDISGRDITWKHQNLIAHKPSIYKLILVVGTGVGEGEYVNQAWAQNAGGTLSNVGSATVKVTPDPTFDCSDIIGKVFDDKNANGYQDQGEPGIPNVRVVTARGLLVTTDAEGRFHVTCADIPNMDRGANFVMKLDERTLPSGYRVTTENPRDVRVTRGKMVKLNFGATVHRVVRLDLNAEAFIPNSTELQPQWQQAFANMVKQLDGRPSVLRVAYDPGGGGENLAKKRLDGIAKAARKHWKETHNNNKDEAAFPLIIETAVEGQP; from the coding sequence GTGCAGAACGACAACATAGTCAACGTATGGTCATGCGCGGAGGCGCTTTATCGATGCCTGGGCAGGTTTGCCTGGCTAGCAGTGATGACGCGTGCGAAAAGAATCATGCTGCAGTGGATGCTCGTATTCGCGGGCATGATGGCATTGCCTGCATTGGCCGATGTCGATGTCTTAATCCCGACCATGAGCAACTCCCCCAATCCGGTGATCCGCGGTGGGGACGTCACTTATTCGATTACCGTCAATAACGATGGCAGCGATGCCGCAGCGAATGTGCAGGTGCGGATCGATATTCCCGCAGGCACGCAAAATCCGAGAGTGAGCCTGGGCGGGGATCCTGCGGCTTGCGTGCTTGATGCAGGGGGCACTTTTGCACTTTGCACGCTGGCCAGCCTTGCCGCGCGCAGCAGTGTCGTGGCCCAGCTGGTGGTGGCGGCGGATGCCTCAACGCCAGAAACCATCACGATAGGCGCGAGCGTATCTGCTGCCAATGAAAGTCCCAATACAGGCACCAATAATGCGTTGTCACGCAATACCACGGTCAGGGATGGCGCGGATATCTATCTGGGTAGTGTGACGGGGTCGCCCAATCCCGTGGTAGGCGGTGGCAACATCACCTGGAGCCTTGCCGGTGGCAACAATGGCCCAAGTGATGCCACCAACCCGCGCATCGTGCTCACTTTACCCGGCTCTCTCGAGTTCGTGTCAGGCAGCGGCGACGGTTTTGACTGCAGCGCCAATGGCCAGGAGGTGACTTGCGTCCGGTCGGCGGCAATGCCAGTGAATGGCAGTTTTTCCGGCTTGTCGCTGGTCACGAAGGTACTGGACGTGAGTTCGGGCAATGTCGCCATTACGCCGCGAATCAGCTCATCGCTTGATGATCCCGATGTCAATAACAACCAATTAACTGCGTCTCCTTCAGTGGTGATCAATGCGGGTGCCGATCTTCAGATCACCCAGACTTCACCAACGTCAGTCGCCGTTTCCGAGCAGGAAGTCACGTTCAACCTGGCGGCGACGAACAACGGGCCAAGCGATGCCAGCAATGGCGTCACGGTGACTTATAACCTGCCTGCAGGGTTTGATTTGGTCTCTGCCATCCCGACCGGCCCCGACTGGCAGGCGTGTACTACGGCAGGTTCTGCTGCCACCGGGATCATCATTACCTGTAATAACTCCGGTAATTTTGAGGCAGGGCGTGATGACCCGATTGAAATCAAGGTGAGAGCGCCTGAAGCCACGACTCAAATCACCTCTTACAACCTGACGGCGGCAATCGCGCATAACCCGGGAAATCCTGAAGACCCTGTCGCGGCCAATAATCAATCCGTACTGCCGTTGCAGGTGGGACCGGATGGCGCCGGACTTTCCATCAGCAAGGCACGCAGTCCCAACCCGGTAGCTGAGGGACAGAATATCAACAACGTCTTGCGTGTGGGGAACCAAGGGCCGCTGGATGTAGCTGCGGGATCTGTACGGGTGACGGATACCATCGTTCTCAACGATGAGGAGTTTGTCAGTTATTCGGGCACTGGCTGGACTTGTGACAATGTGACCACGGGCAACAACCTGAATTCGACAGTGCCTGCGGTGACCTGTACCTACAATCAGGCCATGGCGGTGGGCGGTATCAGCGAGCCGTTGACCATCGTGACAAGGTCCAAGGTCAAGGGCAGTGCCTACACTTCCACCAACAATGCGGAAGTTGAATGCGCCGCCGGCGCAAAGTGCTGGTATCCCGTCAAGACGATTAGTGCGGACGCAAGCGTTACCCAGACAACGAATTCCGTCGACCTCTCCATCGAGAAGTCTGTCACGACTTCTGGCGGTGAGAATGCCACGCTGGAGGCGAATGAGTCGACCATGAGGTATACCCTCGTGGTGCGCAACAACACATCTGCTGTCGATGCCCAGGATATTGTGGTCAGGGACCCCATTCCAGGCTGGCTTACCGGTGCTGGGCTGCCGCTGGACAATGTTGTGTCGGTCAGTACTGCCAATGGTTCGGATGCCACGTTTACATGCGTCATCATCGAAACTTCCGTGTTGCAGTGCGCGCAGGCAGCAGGAACGAGACTGGTACAAGGCGACACTGCCACTTTCACGATTGCGGTCAGCCGTCCGCTGGCAGCAGGCAACCTGACCAATACGGCAACGGTTTCCTCTACATCGCAAGGCGATACCAATACGGCGAACAATACGGCTTCCGTCGATGTGCGGATTGACCCGATTGCCGATGTCGAGATGGTATCCAAGATTGTCACGCCAGCCGTGGCACAGGCAGGCACTGACGTCAGCTATGTCCTGACTTTCCGCAACAATGGCCCATCTCCTGCACAGAATGTCTCAGTCAGCGACACATTCGTTGTCGGGGCGGGCGATCCAGGCTTCACCGTGCTGGCAATTAATCCAGTGGACTGGACGAGCGGTGCGCCCAACTGCAGCGGCCTGGTGGTCGGTCAAAGCTACGGTGCAGGGTCGACAGCCACGCTGAATTGCCAGGGTGGGGCGCTCAACAGCGGGGAGCAGCGTACGATCAGCATCCTGGTACGGCCCAACTGGAAAACCGGTCAAGCAGCCGGCCAGGCCTGGACCATTGGCAACACTGCACAAATCGCCACGACAACCGCCGAAAACGTGGACGGTTCGGATGGCGGGAACAACAGCAAGAGCGCTACATTGACAGTGGATGCCGCTGACATCGATCTACAGGTCGGCATCAGCGACAATGTCGACCCATTGGGTTATGACGCCAGCAATGACGGTGACAATCCGCAGAACGATGTCATCTACGCCATCAGGTTGCACAATAACGGGCCGTCGCTGGCAACAGGGGTGTCCTTTACCTATGCGCTGACCCCCAAAACAGGCAAGACATTGAAGTTCATGGGGGATAGCCCGGTCTCGGGACCTCCATCCGGCAGCATCTGCAACAATGTCGGACAGGTGGTGACCGGGCCCAATACCCTGCTGATCACATGTACCTATGTTGGTGAAGCTGCCAGGCTCGCCAATGGTGTCGACCGTTACCGCTATCTGACGGTACGGATGCTGAGTCAGCCGGATGCAAGTGGTGACGTGCACGGCAGCCAAGTGTCGGTGCAGGCCAATGAAACAGACCGCAACCTGCTCAACAATACGGAAACCGAAACCACGACCATTCGTAACATTCCCCTCAACAACCTATCTCTGTCTGGCCGCGTCTATATCGATACCAATGACAACGGACTGCAGGATGAGGGGGAGACCGGGATTGGCGGCGTGACCATGATCCTGGACGGTACCGATATCAACGGTAATCCCGTGAGGCGGGAAATACAGACGGCGCCGGATGGCAGCTATAGCTTCACAGGTTTACCGCCATCCAATGCTGCGGGCTATACAATCACGCAAGTCCAGCCAGCCGGGTATGACGATGGTCGGGATACGGTCGGTAGCCTGGGGGCGCAAGGCACTGTACCGGGCGCTGTCCTCCCAGCGGGTACTGATAGTTTCACGGTGGTGCTGACCAATCAGTCCGGCACTGGGTATAACTTCGGTGAAATCCCGCAAGGCACCCTGGGCAGCATCAGTGGCCATGTCTGGTTGGATGGTGATCATGATCGCCAGTTCAGCAGCATCAGCCCCAGTACCGCTGACCGTCCCCAGCCGAACTGGGATGTGGAGTTGTGGCGCAATGGCACCCGGGTTGCGGTCACCAAAACCGATGCCAATGGTGCCTATGTCTTTTCCAATCTCCCGCTGGGCTCCGGCTACCAGGTTCGCTTCCTCAATCCCAATGGACAGCTGGCCGGCCATGCACGTCCCAATGAGCGGGGGTTGGCTTATGAAAATGGGCAGGTGAGCCCAGCCAACCCCGGAGGCGCCAGCAACCTGGATGGCGGGCTGAGCAATATCACGCTTACGGCAGCCAATCCCAATCTGACCGAACACAGCTTGCCACTGGATCCTGCCGGGGTCGTATACGACGCCGTGACCCGGATGCCCGTTGCCGGGGCCGTCGTGACGATACGGGGACCTGCCGGCTTTACGCCTGCCACTGACCTGGTGGGCGGCAATGTCTCGCAGACGACTGGTGCAGATGGGGCGTACCAGTTCCTGCTGAATCCGAGCGCACCTGCCGGGACATATACGCTGGAGATCACCAGCTATCCGGGCGGCTATATTCAGCAGCCTTCCAGCATCATCCCCGTCTGTCAAACCACACTGACGGTGACAAGTGTGACCGCGGGTGGCGCTGATCCGGCCATGGTGCAACCCAACGATGGCGCACCGCAGGGGGATACCTTGCATGATCCGGCAACTTGTCCATCGAGTACTGCAGACGGCTCATTCGTCAACGGCAGTCCCACACTGGGTGGTGCCGCCACCCGCTATTACACCAGCTTCAACTTCGGTCCCGATTCCGGAGATGTCATCAACAACCACATTCCCATTGATCCACACACCAGCGGCTTGATCAGGATTGTGAAGACGACACCGCTGGTCAATGTGGTGCGCGGCGACCTGGTGCCTTACACGATCACGGCCACCAGTTCAGTGGACCTGCAGGATGTGGATATTGCTGATCGCTTGCCACCAGGCTTCAAGTACCGTAGCGGTTCCGCCTCTGCCAATGGCGTACGTATCGAGCCAGACATCAGTGGACGCGACATCACCTGGAAACATCAAAATCTCATCGCCCACAAGCCCAGCATCTATAAATTGATCCTGGTCGTGGGTACTGGTGTGGGCGAGGGCGAGTATGTCAACCAGGCTTGGGCACAGAACGCAGGCGGGACCCTATCCAACGTCGGTTCTGCCACGGTCAAGGTCACGCCCGACCCGACTTTCGACTGTTCCGACATCATCGGCAAGGTCTTCGACGACAAGAACGCCAATGGCTACCAGGACCAGGGCGAGCCCGGCATTCCCAATGTGCGCGTGGTCACTGCACGCGGCCTGCTGGTCACCACCGATGCCGAAGGTCGCTTCCATGTCACCTGTGCGGACATTCCCAATATGGACCGCGGCGCCAACTTCGTCATGAAGCTGGACGAGCGCACCCTGCCTTCCGGCTATCGCGTAACGACCGAGAATCCGCGCGATGTGCGCGTGACGCGAGGCAAGATGGTCAAGCTCAATTTCGGCGCGACTGTGCACCGAGTGGTACGGCTCGACCTCAACGCTGAAGCCTTCATCCCCAACAGTACCGAATTGCAGCCACAATGGCAGCAGGCATTCGCCAACATGGTCAAGCAACTGGACGGCCGGCCTTCGGTATTGCGGGTGGCCTACGATCCAGGCGGCGGGGGGGAGAATCTCGCCAAAAAACGCCTGGATGGTATTGCTAAGGCGGCTCGCAAGCACTGGAAAGAGACACATAACAACAATAAGGATGAGGCAGCCTTCCCGCTGATCATCGAGACAGCAGTGGAGGGGCAGCCATGA
- a CDS encoding response regulator transcription factor → MNGFHTELNSPSHLRVIIVEDEQDLREETELGLRSLGIEAAGVADAAAFYRALVSKPYDIAVLDIGLPGEDGLSILKYLRSSSNMGIVMLTARGSLNDRVQGLNEGADAYMVKPVDLKELASVLCSLGRRLAAMRVERRRQPSPAPALPAAPVWKLCKTHWSLISPDGVSIPLTPKEYAFLNRLVEKCGQPVPRAHIIHAFGGEVDDFDFHRVEVMISRLRRKGKAITGEPLPIKALPGFGFSFTADCTLT, encoded by the coding sequence ATGAACGGATTCCATACGGAATTGAATAGCCCCAGTCATTTGCGCGTGATTATCGTCGAGGATGAGCAAGACCTTCGTGAGGAAACTGAGCTTGGCTTGCGCTCTCTGGGGATCGAGGCTGCCGGTGTGGCGGATGCGGCGGCGTTTTATCGCGCATTGGTCAGCAAGCCTTATGATATTGCGGTTCTGGATATCGGGTTGCCTGGCGAAGACGGGTTATCCATCCTCAAGTACTTGCGCAGCTCCAGCAATATGGGGATCGTGATGCTGACTGCGCGAGGCTCCCTGAATGACCGGGTACAGGGGCTGAACGAGGGGGCCGACGCCTATATGGTCAAGCCTGTCGACCTGAAGGAGTTGGCTTCGGTGTTGTGCTCGCTGGGCCGTCGCCTGGCGGCGATGCGGGTAGAGCGGAGGCGGCAGCCATCGCCCGCGCCTGCATTGCCAGCGGCGCCGGTCTGGAAGCTCTGCAAGACACATTGGAGCTTGATTTCTCCTGATGGCGTTTCCATTCCATTGACGCCCAAAGAATATGCATTTCTGAATCGATTGGTGGAAAAGTGCGGGCAGCCTGTACCCAGGGCGCACATCATTCATGCATTCGGCGGCGAGGTGGACGACTTCGACTTTCATCGCGTGGAAGTGATGATTTCCCGCCTGCGGCGCAAGGGAAAGGCCATCACGGGCGAGCCATTGCCGATCAAGGCCTTGCCAGGATTCGGATTTTCTTTCACTGCGGATTGCACGCTCACTTGA